From Bradyrhizobium symbiodeficiens, the proteins below share one genomic window:
- a CDS encoding AfsR/SARP family transcriptional regulator — translation MSLLQINLFGGVEVVSASGESVLIPSRKAATLLGYVALSSPRAISRGKLATLLWDGHFSDRARASLRQALLTLRRVLPQYPDVISADRDDIRICPAAISTDVGEFERLLREGDPERLARAAMLYRGDLLDGLGSTSCQFEAWLSAERQRLRTLAMQALAGLLDADKREHMDVAIALALRILAIDPLQENVHRILMRCYAQQGRRADALRQYDLCRSVLWRDVRAVPEQETERLQSELRRMFCASPRSVSLKLPRAKNFDATFTLDVTPASRSLS, via the coding sequence ATGTCGCTGCTCCAAATCAATCTCTTCGGCGGTGTCGAGGTAGTTTCTGCTTCCGGTGAGTCGGTACTGATCCCCAGCCGCAAGGCTGCAACTCTGCTGGGCTATGTCGCGCTCAGTTCCCCACGGGCCATTTCACGTGGCAAGCTCGCGACGCTGCTATGGGACGGCCACTTCAGCGATCGCGCACGCGCCAGCCTTCGACAAGCTCTGCTCACATTGCGGCGCGTGCTGCCGCAATATCCCGACGTGATCTCGGCCGATCGCGACGACATCCGGATCTGCCCGGCCGCCATCAGTACCGATGTCGGGGAATTCGAGCGCCTGCTCCGGGAAGGCGATCCCGAAAGGCTGGCCCGTGCGGCGATGCTTTATCGAGGCGACCTTCTCGACGGCCTCGGCTCGACCTCTTGCCAATTCGAGGCCTGGCTCTCTGCCGAGCGCCAGCGACTGAGAACACTGGCGATGCAGGCACTCGCAGGCCTGCTGGACGCCGACAAGCGCGAACACATGGATGTCGCGATCGCGCTCGCGCTGCGTATTCTCGCCATCGACCCGCTTCAGGAGAATGTCCATCGCATCTTGATGCGCTGTTATGCGCAGCAAGGCCGCCGTGCCGACGCGTTGCGTCAGTATGATCTTTGCCGCTCCGTGCTGTGGCGGGACGTTCGCGCAGTGCCGGAGCAGGAGACCGAACGACTGCAGAGCGAGCTTCGCCGCATGTTCTGCGCGTCGCCGAGATCTGTCTCGCTCAAATTGCCCCGCGCCAAAAACTTTGACGCAACTTTCACGCTCGACGTGACGCCTGCATCACGATCCCTGTCGTAG
- a CDS encoding DUF2934 domain-containing protein has protein sequence MDEQKKIEHQIELATRAAALVRDETTGQRFRSFAEEMKRKLGRLMRRGQVRTRAYELWERAGRPSHRELEFWLEAERQVEAEREERKGTSGS, from the coding sequence GTGGACGAGCAGAAGAAGATTGAGCACCAGATCGAACTCGCCACGCGAGCGGCCGCGCTCGTCAGGGACGAAACCACCGGCCAGCGCTTCCGAAGTTTTGCCGAGGAGATGAAGCGAAAGCTCGGTCGCCTGATGCGGCGTGGCCAGGTGCGCACGCGTGCCTACGAACTCTGGGAGCGTGCGGGCCGGCCAAGCCATCGCGAGCTTGAGTTCTGGCTCGAAGCGGAACGGCAGGTCGAGGCCGAGCGCGAGGAGCGGAAGGGCACGAGTGGCTCATAG
- a CDS encoding DUF2934 domain-containing protein: MSEPTEQDIRERAHRLWEQAGRPEGRDDEFWNAAEQELRNEDKSNTLRTPDTL, translated from the coding sequence TTGTCCGAGCCGACCGAGCAAGACATCAGAGAACGCGCGCACCGCTTGTGGGAGCAGGCCGGCAGGCCCGAAGGCCGTGACGATGAGTTTTGGAATGCCGCCGAGCAGGAGCTGCGCAACGAGGACAAGTCGAACACGCTGCGGACGCCGGATACGTTGTGA
- a CDS encoding class I SAM-dependent methyltransferase codes for MAADISRAGVAKAYGRWAPVYDLVFGKVFDAGRQSTIAEADRIGGRILDVGVGTGLSLSDYSRTTKICGVDISEPMLRKAQARVRALRLSNVEVLSVMDAKNLAFPENFFDAVVAQYVITAVPDPEGTLDEFVRVLKPGGELILVNHIGAESGPRKLFELAFAPIARRLGWRPEFPWARLVNWAARHGGITLAERRPMPPMGHFSLIRYHKS; via the coding sequence ATGGCAGCAGATATCTCGCGGGCCGGGGTCGCGAAGGCCTATGGCCGCTGGGCGCCGGTCTATGATCTCGTGTTCGGCAAGGTGTTCGACGCCGGACGGCAGTCGACCATCGCGGAAGCCGACCGCATCGGCGGCCGCATCCTCGACGTCGGCGTCGGCACCGGGCTTTCGCTGTCCGACTATTCGCGCACCACGAAGATCTGCGGTGTCGACATCTCCGAGCCGATGCTGCGCAAGGCGCAGGCGCGCGTGCGTGCGCTGCGGCTCTCCAATGTCGAAGTGCTCTCGGTGATGGACGCAAAGAATCTCGCCTTCCCCGAGAACTTCTTCGACGCGGTGGTGGCGCAATATGTCATCACCGCGGTGCCCGATCCCGAAGGCACGCTCGACGAGTTCGTGCGCGTGCTCAAGCCCGGCGGCGAGCTGATCCTGGTCAACCACATCGGCGCCGAGAGCGGTCCGCGCAAGCTGTTCGAGCTCGCCTTCGCCCCCATCGCCCGCCGCCTCGGCTGGCGCCCGGAATTCCCGTGGGCCCGCTTGGTGAATTGGGCGGCCAGGCACGGCGGCATCACGCTGGCCGAGCGGAGGCCGATGCCGCCGATGGGGCACTTTTCGCTGATCCGCTACCACAAATCGTGA
- the mnmA gene encoding tRNA 2-thiouridine(34) synthase MnmA, which yields MLNSLDLEGRPEDTRVVVAMSGGVDSSTTAALLKAEGYDVVGITLQLYDHGAATHRKGACCAGQDIHDARDVAAKLGIPHYVLDYEDRFRESVIDNFADSYALGETPVPCIECNRSVKFRDLLKTARELGAQALATGHYVASRRRDDGSRALVCAADADRDQSYFLFATTQSQLDFLRFPLGDMTKPETRELARRFGLSVADKHDSQDICFVPTGRYTDIITRLRPNAMDPGDIVDLDGRVLGRHNGIANFTVGQRRGLGIAAHAPLFVVRLEAANRRVVVGPRDALKMHRIALRDVNWIGGGDIDRAVGAGLELFVRVRSTRAPQPAWLRGAGGHYEVELVGGEEGVSPGQACVFYDAPSGQARVLGGGFIQSAAAKIASNSARPLVEAVRG from the coding sequence ATGCTCAACAGTCTGGATCTCGAAGGCCGTCCTGAGGACACCAGGGTCGTCGTCGCCATGTCGGGCGGGGTCGATTCCTCGACGACGGCTGCGCTTCTCAAGGCGGAAGGCTACGACGTCGTCGGCATCACGCTGCAGCTCTACGACCATGGCGCGGCGACCCACCGCAAGGGTGCCTGCTGCGCCGGCCAGGACATCCACGACGCCCGCGACGTCGCGGCAAAACTCGGCATTCCCCATTACGTGCTCGACTACGAGGATCGCTTCCGCGAATCCGTCATCGACAATTTCGCCGACAGCTACGCGCTCGGCGAGACGCCGGTGCCGTGCATCGAGTGCAACCGCAGCGTCAAGTTCCGCGACCTCCTGAAGACCGCGCGCGAGCTCGGCGCGCAGGCGCTCGCCACCGGCCATTACGTCGCCTCGCGCCGCCGCGACGACGGCTCGCGCGCGCTGGTCTGCGCGGCCGATGCCGACCGCGACCAGAGCTATTTCCTGTTTGCGACCACGCAGTCACAGCTCGACTTCCTGCGCTTCCCGCTCGGCGACATGACCAAGCCCGAGACGCGCGAGCTGGCGCGCCGCTTCGGCCTGTCGGTTGCCGACAAGCACGACAGCCAGGACATCTGCTTCGTGCCGACGGGGCGCTACACCGACATCATCACGCGCCTGCGTCCCAATGCGATGGACCCCGGCGACATCGTCGATCTCGACGGGCGCGTGCTCGGCCGCCACAACGGCATCGCCAATTTCACCGTCGGCCAGCGCCGCGGCCTCGGCATCGCGGCTCACGCGCCGCTGTTCGTGGTGCGGCTGGAGGCAGCCAACCGCCGCGTCGTCGTCGGCCCGCGCGATGCCCTGAAGATGCACCGCATCGCGCTTCGCGACGTCAACTGGATCGGCGGCGGCGACATCGACCGCGCCGTCGGCGCCGGCCTCGAATTGTTCGTGCGCGTGCGCTCGACGCGCGCGCCGCAGCCCGCCTGGCTGCGCGGCGCAGGCGGCCATTACGAGGTCGAGCTCGTCGGCGGCGAGGAGGGCGTCTCGCCGGGACAAGCCTGCGTGTTCTACGACGCGCCCAGCGGGCAGGCGCGCGTGCTCGGCGGCGGCTTTATTCAAAGCGCCGCGGCGAAGATCGCGAGCAATAGCGCGAGGCCGCTGGTGGAAGCGGTCCGCGGCTAA
- a CDS encoding flagellar hook-length control protein FliK translates to MVSRTSDVVASVPVPSAQQKPARSQSAREASANDSFGSLVDSNTQAIDSNAASQAQDSAPRRSDPSSADKGLRDTSPTDQSSQSRASDDTSASARDDRTNDTTTDPAKDAGKAKEKDKDKNKAEASDAKSADTSGKTKDDKTEGTDTLTAAIDAAATAPADATQAAVPDPNAIAIAAPVVPADPNAAADQAATTSPLTIAAAGIAASASTAAQIAGTKTDTATPADKSAKTAGAKVDADTSATLADAATATTDAAATDAKPNGGLIPVNQGTPKTSFQAAVATAQGQSDVSDIGQDAGQANAAPTQAPGAATANTAAHPQAAKPQADGAGTEAKASDRTADATQGAPTTLPHAGAQGAVASTDTSAQAASAVQAPFTNTTSTASASTATLTATAAGATTVPINGVPVEIAAAIRSGKSRFDISLDPAELGRIDVRINVDRNGNVTSHLTVEKPETLQLLRQDAPQLQRALDDAGLKSGSNGLSFSLRDQNSSGQNSGQNNDNGGNARRLIISEDDTTAAAPVGRGYGRMFGPSGGVDIRV, encoded by the coding sequence GTGGTCAGTCGTACGTCAGATGTCGTGGCCAGCGTGCCAGTTCCGAGCGCGCAGCAAAAGCCTGCGCGGTCGCAGAGCGCCAGAGAGGCGTCCGCGAACGACTCCTTCGGCTCGCTGGTCGACAGCAACACCCAGGCGATCGACAGCAATGCGGCCTCGCAGGCCCAGGATAGCGCGCCGCGGCGGAGCGATCCGTCCTCCGCTGACAAGGGCCTGCGCGACACCTCGCCCACCGATCAATCCTCGCAGAGCAGGGCGAGCGACGACACATCGGCGTCCGCCAGGGACGACAGGACGAACGACACGACCACCGATCCGGCCAAGGACGCCGGCAAGGCCAAGGAAAAGGACAAGGACAAGAATAAGGCCGAGGCATCAGACGCCAAATCGGCTGATACCTCCGGTAAAACCAAGGACGACAAGACCGAGGGCACCGACACGCTCACCGCCGCCATCGATGCCGCAGCAACCGCGCCGGCCGACGCGACGCAGGCCGCCGTGCCTGATCCGAATGCCATCGCGATTGCCGCGCCGGTCGTCCCTGCCGATCCGAACGCGGCTGCCGACCAGGCCGCCACCACCTCGCCGCTGACGATCGCCGCCGCCGGCATCGCCGCCAGCGCCTCGACCGCGGCGCAGATCGCGGGCACCAAGACCGACACCGCCACGCCGGCCGACAAGAGCGCCAAGACCGCCGGCGCCAAGGTCGATGCCGACACCTCCGCGACGCTGGCCGATGCCGCGACCGCGACAACCGACGCAGCCGCGACCGACGCCAAGCCGAATGGCGGCCTGATCCCCGTCAACCAGGGCACGCCGAAGACCTCGTTCCAGGCCGCCGTCGCCACCGCGCAAGGACAGTCCGACGTTTCCGATATCGGCCAGGACGCCGGCCAGGCAAACGCGGCCCCGACACAAGCGCCGGGCGCTGCGACCGCCAACACCGCCGCGCATCCGCAAGCCGCGAAGCCGCAGGCGGATGGCGCAGGGACCGAGGCCAAGGCCTCGGACCGCACCGCCGATGCAACCCAGGGCGCGCCGACCACGCTTCCTCATGCGGGCGCGCAAGGCGCGGTCGCCTCGACCGACACCAGCGCGCAGGCCGCCTCCGCCGTGCAGGCGCCATTCACCAATACGACCTCGACTGCGTCCGCTTCGACCGCGACGCTGACCGCAACCGCGGCCGGTGCGACGACGGTGCCGATCAACGGCGTGCCGGTGGAGATCGCGGCGGCGATCCGCTCCGGCAAGTCCCGCTTCGACATCAGCCTCGACCCGGCCGAGCTCGGCCGTATCGACGTCCGCATCAATGTCGACCGCAACGGCAACGTCACCTCGCATCTCACGGTGGAGAAGCCGGAGACGCTGCAACTACTGCGCCAGGACGCGCCGCAATTGCAGCGCGCGCTCGACGATGCCGGCCTCAAGTCCGGCAGCAACGGGCTGTCCTTCAGCCTGCGCGACCAGAATTCATCGGGCCAGAACTCCGGCCAGAACAACGACAATGGCGGCAATGCACGCCGGCTGATCATCAGCGAGGACGACACCACTGCTGCCGCACCCGTCGGGCGCGGCTATGGCCGCATGTTCGGGCCGAGCGGTGGCGTCGACATCAGAGTGTGA
- a CDS encoding flagellar hook assembly protein FlgD gives MTTTTGATAPTVVSGTTDLPKSSSSDSLGSTTGSTLAGNFQTFLTLLTTQLQNQNPLDPLDTNQFTQQLVQFAGVEQQLKTNDSLSQLVTLQQTTQATQALGFVGKTALVDGTTATMTNSSATWHLNVPTDSTVDITVANSTGQTVFTGKYTAGAGTDVPFTWGGMGNDGTQWPDGKYTITATGKDIANNNVGIAAQVQGVVSSVDLTQSPPLLTIDGASYTLSQVKSIIATGSN, from the coding sequence ATGACCACCACGACTGGCGCTACCGCTCCTACCGTCGTCTCCGGGACCACCGACCTCCCGAAATCCTCCTCGTCGGACTCGCTGGGCTCGACCACGGGATCGACGCTCGCCGGCAACTTCCAGACCTTCCTGACGCTGCTGACCACGCAGCTGCAGAACCAGAACCCGCTGGATCCGCTCGACACCAACCAGTTCACCCAGCAGTTGGTGCAGTTCGCCGGCGTCGAGCAGCAGCTCAAGACCAACGATTCGCTGTCCCAGCTCGTCACCCTGCAGCAGACCACGCAGGCGACCCAGGCGCTGGGCTTCGTCGGCAAGACCGCTCTGGTCGACGGCACCACCGCGACCATGACGAACTCGTCCGCGACCTGGCATCTCAACGTGCCGACCGACTCCACCGTCGACATCACCGTCGCCAATTCCACCGGCCAGACCGTGTTCACCGGCAAATACACCGCCGGCGCCGGCACCGACGTCCCCTTCACCTGGGGCGGCATGGGCAATGACGGCACGCAATGGCCCGACGGCAAGTACACCATCACGGCTACCGGCAAGGACATCGCCAACAACAATGTCGGCATCGCAGCCCAGGTGCAGGGCGTGGTGTCCTCGGTCGACTTGACCCAATCGCCGCCGCTGCTCACCATCGACGGCGCCAGCTACACGCTAAGCCAGGTGAAGAGCATCATCGCCACCGGCAGCAATTGA
- a CDS encoding DUF1153 domain-containing protein: MTEPHRPRVKYVIGPDGSPLTIADLPAPGTKRWVIRRKAEVVAAVRGGLLSLEEACSRYTLTVDEFLSWQFSIDQHGLAGLRTTRIQQYRQ; the protein is encoded by the coding sequence ATGACAGAACCCCATCGCCCGAGGGTAAAATACGTCATCGGGCCGGACGGCAGTCCGTTGACGATCGCGGACCTGCCTGCACCCGGCACCAAACGCTGGGTCATCCGCCGCAAGGCCGAAGTCGTCGCCGCCGTCCGTGGCGGACTTCTCTCGCTTGAGGAGGCCTGCAGCCGTTATACCCTGACGGTCGACGAATTCCTTTCCTGGCAGTTTTCCATCGACCAGCATGGTCTGGCGGGTCTTCGCACCACCCGCATCCAGCAATATCGCCAGTAG
- the fliF gene encoding flagellar basal-body MS-ring/collar protein FliF codes for MQGLADFLKSIGAARFGAMIAVTAALIGFFAFVIMRVTTPQMTTLFTDLSVEDSSGIIKDLERQGIQFEIRNEGSIIMVPKDKVTRLRMKLAEGGLPKGGGVGYEVFDKSDALGTTSFVQNINHLRALEGELARTIRAIDRIQAARVHLVLPERPLFAREAPEPSASIVVRVRGALEAQQIRAIRHLVASAVNGLKPQRVSIVDEAGQLLADGAATDPEQAVGDERRINFEKRIRKQVEDIVSSVVGSGRARVQLSADFDFNKITQTSDKFDPEGRVLRSSQTREEQSMTADNNGQVTVNNELPGNQQNSGATAKDQSKKSEETNNYEISRTTKTEVTEAGRVNRISVAVLVDGIYTKNDKGELVYTDRTKEQLDRIATLVRSAIGFDQKRGDQVEVVNLRFADAPSTTPISEPSGFLGMLQFTKDDVMYFVELGVMMLLGLIVLFLVIRPLVKRILASDEVAAAISGVLSGPAASEETAPAGQALLPSGAASAIDVATVQGQVHAQSVHRVGELAERNPNETVAIIRQWLTEPTK; via the coding sequence TTGCAAGGTCTTGCGGACTTTCTGAAGAGTATCGGCGCCGCCCGGTTCGGGGCGATGATCGCGGTCACCGCCGCGCTCATCGGCTTTTTCGCGTTCGTCATCATGCGCGTCACGACGCCGCAGATGACGACGCTGTTCACCGACCTCAGCGTCGAGGATTCCTCCGGCATTATCAAGGACCTGGAACGCCAGGGCATCCAGTTCGAGATCCGCAACGAGGGCAGCATCATCATGGTGCCCAAGGACAAGGTCACGCGCCTGCGGATGAAGCTCGCCGAGGGCGGCCTGCCCAAGGGCGGCGGCGTCGGCTACGAGGTGTTCGACAAGTCGGACGCCCTCGGCACCACCTCCTTCGTCCAGAACATCAATCACCTCCGCGCGCTGGAAGGCGAGCTCGCCCGCACCATCCGCGCCATCGACCGCATCCAGGCCGCCCGCGTCCATCTGGTGCTGCCCGAGCGCCCGCTGTTCGCCCGCGAGGCGCCGGAGCCGTCGGCCTCGATCGTGGTCCGGGTCCGCGGCGCGCTGGAAGCCCAGCAGATCCGCGCCATCCGTCACCTCGTCGCCTCCGCCGTCAACGGCCTGAAGCCGCAGCGGGTCTCGATCGTCGACGAGGCCGGCCAGCTGCTCGCCGACGGCGCCGCCACCGACCCGGAGCAGGCGGTCGGCGACGAGCGCCGCATCAACTTCGAGAAGCGGATCCGCAAGCAGGTCGAGGACATCGTCTCCTCGGTGGTCGGCTCCGGCCGCGCCCGCGTCCAGCTCTCCGCCGATTTCGACTTCAACAAGATCACCCAGACCTCGGACAAGTTCGACCCCGAGGGCCGGGTGCTGCGCTCGAGCCAGACCCGCGAAGAGCAGAGCATGACCGCCGACAACAACGGCCAGGTCACCGTCAACAACGAGCTGCCCGGCAACCAGCAGAACAGCGGCGCCACGGCCAAGGACCAGAGCAAGAAGTCCGAAGAGACCAACAACTACGAGATATCCCGCACCACCAAGACCGAAGTGACCGAGGCCGGCAGGGTCAACCGCATCTCGGTCGCGGTGCTGGTCGACGGCATCTACACCAAGAACGACAAGGGCGAGCTGGTCTACACCGACCGCACCAAGGAGCAGCTCGACCGCATCGCCACCCTGGTGCGCTCGGCGATCGGCTTCGACCAGAAGCGCGGCGACCAGGTCGAGGTCGTCAACCTGCGCTTTGCAGATGCGCCCTCCACCACCCCGATCAGCGAGCCCTCCGGCTTCCTCGGCATGCTCCAGTTCACCAAGGACGACGTCATGTACTTCGTCGAACTCGGCGTGATGATGCTGCTCGGCCTGATCGTGCTGTTCCTGGTGATCCGCCCGCTGGTCAAGCGCATCCTGGCCTCCGACGAAGTCGCCGCTGCCATCTCCGGCGTGCTCTCCGGCCCGGCCGCCTCGGAAGAGACCGCGCCAGCCGGCCAGGCACTGCTGCCGAGCGGCGCCGCCAGCGCGATCGACGTCGCCACCGTCCAGGGCCAGGTTCACGCCCAGTCCGTTCATCGCGTCGGCGAGCTCGCCGAGCGCAACCCCAACGAAACCGTCGCCATCATCCGCCAGTGGCTGACCGAACCAACCAAGTGA